A stretch of [Clostridium] scindens DNA encodes these proteins:
- the malQ gene encoding 4-alpha-glucanotransferase produces the protein MRKAGLLMPVSALPSDYGVGDFGKGSREFIDIMKECGLHIWQILPLNPLGYGNSPYQPYSSFAGDEIYLDLDILMEEGLLNRKPAPFRREEARVDYEKVRAYKRKYLWEAFQNFSPNSEYEIFKTQEWVYPYAVFLTLKRQNGMKCWNEWKEEHKNWIKDQAFDISIYEAEICFEMFVQYEFYRQWKALKHYANVNKIEIMGDIPFYVGLDSLDVWMNQDEFLLGADGKPTYIAGVPPDYFSKDGQRWGNPIYDWERMKENGFVFWRKRFGYNARLFDIIRIDHFRAFDTYWKIPASSPTAREGEWIEAPGYAVLDVLLKDNPDVKIVAEDLGDMRPQVYELRDAYHLPGMKIIQFTFDPMEHNNLFEDRENMIVYTGTHDNETIKGWFQGQPRKVRLATERELYAWGYEEDSVAKNFICYTLDNKADIAILPVQDVLELDNAGRMNTPGTLGTPNWEWRLVSLDGLMNKKAFIRKALAKSGRVEGGKMPVRKRRRPDCKEDKKGI, from the coding sequence ATGAGAAAAGCAGGGTTATTGATGCCAGTCTCTGCATTGCCATCGGATTATGGCGTTGGAGATTTTGGAAAGGGTAGCAGGGAATTCATTGATATCATGAAGGAGTGCGGGCTGCACATCTGGCAGATACTTCCATTGAATCCTTTGGGATATGGCAATTCGCCTTATCAGCCTTATTCTTCCTTTGCCGGAGATGAAATCTATCTGGATCTGGATATATTGATGGAAGAAGGACTTTTAAACAGGAAGCCGGCTCCATTTCGTAGAGAAGAGGCAAGAGTGGATTATGAAAAGGTGAGAGCATATAAGCGAAAATATTTGTGGGAAGCCTTTCAGAATTTCAGCCCGAATTCTGAATATGAGATTTTTAAGACGCAGGAGTGGGTATATCCTTATGCGGTATTCCTGACACTTAAAAGGCAAAATGGCATGAAATGCTGGAATGAATGGAAGGAAGAACACAAAAATTGGATCAAAGACCAAGCGTTTGATATCAGCATCTATGAGGCGGAAATTTGCTTTGAGATGTTTGTCCAGTATGAATTCTACAGACAGTGGAAGGCTCTCAAACATTATGCAAATGTCAATAAGATAGAAATAATGGGCGACATACCATTTTATGTTGGATTAGATTCTCTGGACGTATGGATGAATCAGGATGAATTCCTGCTTGGAGCAGATGGAAAACCGACGTATATTGCAGGAGTTCCTCCAGATTATTTTAGTAAAGACGGGCAGCGCTGGGGCAATCCGATCTATGATTGGGAGCGTATGAAGGAGAATGGATTTGTCTTCTGGAGAAAGCGGTTTGGCTATAATGCAAGGCTGTTTGATATTATCCGCATTGACCATTTCCGGGCATTTGATACCTATTGGAAAATTCCTGCGTCTTCCCCTACCGCGAGAGAAGGAGAATGGATCGAGGCGCCGGGCTACGCTGTGCTTGACGTACTCTTAAAGGATAATCCGGATGTCAAGATTGTCGCGGAAGACCTGGGAGATATGCGACCACAGGTATATGAACTCAGGGACGCGTATCATCTGCCGGGCATGAAGATTATTCAGTTTACATTCGATCCTATGGAACATAACAATCTGTTCGAGGATAGGGAAAATATGATCGTCTATACAGGGACGCACGATAATGAGACTATAAAAGGATGGTTTCAAGGACAGCCTCGAAAGGTCAGATTGGCAACGGAAAGAGAATTATATGCATGGGGGTATGAGGAAGATTCCGTGGCGAAAAACTTTATCTGCTATACGCTGGACAATAAGGCGGATATTGCGATACTCCCAGTACAGGACGTGCTGGAACTTGATAATGCGGGGAGGATGAATACTCCGGGCACGCTAGGAACGCCTAATTGGGAGTGGAGGCTTGTAAGTCTGGATGGATTAATGAATAAAAAGGCATTTATAAGAAAAGCGCTGGCCAAAAGCGGGCGCGTAGAGGGAGGAAAGATGCCAGTTAGAAAAAGAAGGAGGCCTGATTGCAAAGAAGATAAAAAAGGAATATAA
- a CDS encoding glycine--tRNA ligase, translated as MVEKTMDKIVALAKSRGFVYPGSEIYGGLANTWDYGNLGVELKNNVKRAWWQKFVQESPYNVGVDCAILMNPQTWVASGHLGGFSDPLMDCKECHERFRADKMIEEYAHANGLDIGDSIDGWSHEQMEAYIKEHEVPCPSCGKHNFTEIREFNLMFKTFQGVTEDAKSVVYLRPETAQGIFVNFKNVQRTSRKKIPFGICQIGKSFRNEITPGNFTFRTREFEQMELEFFCEPGTDLEWFNYWKSFCLNWLETLGLKDDEVRYRDHSPEELSHYSKATTDVEFLFPFGWGELWGIADRTDFDLTQHQNTSKQDMSYFDDEKKAKYVPYVIEPSLGADRMVLAFLCSAYDEEELEGGDVRTVLHFHPALAPIKIGVLPLSKKLNEGAEKVYAQLSKKYNCEFDDRGNIGKRYRRQDEIGTPFCVTYDFESEEDGAVTVRDRDTMEQERIKIEDLDAYFAKKFEW; from the coding sequence ATGGTAGAAAAGACAATGGACAAGATCGTAGCGTTGGCGAAATCAAGAGGATTCGTATACCCTGGGTCTGAGATTTACGGCGGGCTTGCTAATACATGGGACTATGGAAATCTCGGCGTAGAATTGAAGAACAATGTAAAAAGGGCATGGTGGCAGAAGTTCGTTCAGGAATCCCCGTATAATGTTGGCGTGGACTGCGCAATACTGATGAATCCGCAGACATGGGTAGCCAGCGGGCATCTGGGAGGATTCAGCGATCCTCTGATGGACTGTAAGGAATGCCATGAGCGTTTCCGTGCGGACAAGATGATTGAAGAGTATGCGCATGCGAATGGACTGGATATCGGAGACAGCATTGACGGATGGAGCCACGAGCAGATGGAAGCCTATATAAAAGAGCATGAGGTTCCATGTCCATCCTGCGGAAAGCATAACTTTACCGAGATCCGCGAGTTTAATCTGATGTTCAAGACCTTCCAGGGCGTTACAGAGGATGCAAAGAGCGTAGTGTATCTTAGGCCTGAGACTGCCCAGGGCATTTTCGTAAACTTTAAGAATGTACAGCGTACGTCAAGAAAGAAGATTCCATTTGGCATCTGCCAGATCGGTAAGTCCTTCCGTAACGAGATAACGCCTGGAAACTTTACTTTCCGTACCAGAGAGTTCGAACAGATGGAACTGGAATTCTTCTGCGAGCCGGGAACAGATCTTGAATGGTTCAACTACTGGAAGAGTTTCTGCCTGAACTGGCTGGAGACTCTGGGACTTAAGGATGATGAGGTACGCTACCGTGACCACTCGCCGGAAGAATTAAGCCATTACAGCAAGGCAACCACTGACGTGGAATTCCTGTTCCCATTCGGCTGGGGAGAACTGTGGGGGATCGCCGACAGGACAGACTTTGACCTGACCCAGCATCAGAATACTTCCAAGCAGGATATGTCTTACTTTGATGATGAGAAGAAGGCCAAATATGTTCCTTATGTTATTGAGCCTTCACTTGGAGCGGATCGTATGGTGCTTGCATTCCTTTGCAGTGCATACGATGAGGAAGAACTGGAAGGCGGAGACGTAAGAACCGTCCTTCATTTCCACCCGGCGCTTGCGCCAATCAAGATCGGCGTGCTTCCGCTGTCTAAGAAGCTCAACGAGGGGGCGGAGAAAGTATATGCCCAGTTAAGCAAGAAGTACAACTGCGAATTTGATGACCGTGGAAACATCGGCAAGCGTTACCGCCGTCAGGACGAGATTGGAACGCCATTCTGCGTAACTTATGACTTTGAGTCTGAAGAAGACGGAGCAGTTACCGTCCGCGACAGGGATACCATGGAGCAGGAGAGAATCAAGATTGAAGATCTGGATGCTTACTTTGCAAAGAAGTTTGAGTGGTAA
- the recO gene encoding DNA repair protein RecO, which yields MNQVTVTGMVLKASPIGEYDRRVVILTKERGKITAFARGARRPNSALVGVTSPFTFGEFSVYEGRTSFTLVSASVTNYFAELRMDVEGAYYGFYFLEFADYYAREYNDETQLLKLLYQTLRALTNPHLDNRLVRYIYELKVVAINGEAPQVFECICCGDRERPALFSIRKGGLVCSACSGRTTDGVALKTSTLYAMQYIISSNIEKLYTFTVKEEILEELGKVVRAYLDVYVDRHFKSLEILETIVE from the coding sequence GTGAATCAAGTTACCGTGACAGGGATGGTGCTGAAAGCATCACCTATAGGTGAATATGACAGGCGGGTAGTAATTCTGACGAAGGAAAGAGGCAAGATAACAGCCTTTGCCAGAGGGGCAAGGCGGCCTAACAGCGCGCTTGTAGGCGTGACTAGCCCCTTTACTTTCGGAGAATTTTCGGTATATGAGGGGCGGACATCTTTTACGCTGGTGTCGGCCTCTGTTACCAATTATTTTGCGGAATTGAGGATGGATGTGGAAGGAGCCTATTATGGATTTTACTTTCTGGAATTTGCCGATTATTATGCCAGAGAGTATAACGATGAGACCCAGCTGCTGAAACTTCTGTACCAGACGCTTCGGGCTCTGACCAATCCGCATCTGGATAACCGTCTGGTTCGGTACATATATGAATTGAAGGTGGTGGCAATCAATGGCGAGGCGCCACAGGTGTTTGAATGCATCTGCTGCGGTGACAGGGAGCGCCCAGCTCTATTCAGCATCCGCAAGGGCGGGCTGGTATGCAGCGCCTGCTCTGGCAGGACTACGGACGGTGTGGCGCTTAAGACGTCAACGCTGTATGCAATGCAGTATATCATCAGTTCCAATATTGAAAAATTATATACATTCACGGTAAAAGAAGAAATATTAGAGGAACTGGGCAAGGTGGTGCGAGCGTATCTGGACGTTTATGTGGACAGGCACTTCAAATCCTTGGAAATACTGGAAACAATTGTGGAATAA
- the era gene encoding GTPase Era → MKKDFKSGFVTLIGRPNVGKSTLMNYLIGQKIAITSNKPQTTRNRIQTVLTTEEGQIVFVDTPGIHKAKNKLGEYMVNVAERTLNEVDVVLWLVEPTTFIGAGEKHIAEQLRKVSTPVILVINKIDSVKKEEILPAIAAYKDIYDFAEIVPVSARNGNNTEELLKMVMKYLPYGPQFYDEDTITDQPERQIVAELIREKALHSLQEEIPHGIAVAIDSMKMKNKVMHIDATIICERDSHKGIIIGKQGNMLKKIGSTARYEIEKMLDCQVNLKLWVKVKKDWRDSEYLMKNFGYREDE, encoded by the coding sequence ATGAAGAAGGATTTTAAATCAGGATTTGTGACATTGATCGGCCGGCCAAACGTAGGCAAGTCTACGCTTATGAACTATCTGATCGGCCAGAAGATCGCCATCACGTCCAACAAGCCCCAAACCACCCGAAACCGTATCCAGACGGTGCTGACTACGGAAGAAGGGCAGATCGTGTTCGTGGACACGCCGGGGATCCATAAGGCCAAGAATAAACTGGGGGAATACATGGTAAATGTGGCCGAACGCACTTTGAACGAGGTGGATGTGGTATTGTGGCTGGTGGAGCCTACCACATTCATAGGCGCGGGGGAAAAGCATATTGCGGAGCAGCTTAGGAAAGTCAGCACCCCGGTCATTCTGGTCATCAATAAGATTGACAGCGTAAAGAAAGAAGAGATTCTGCCGGCTATCGCGGCTTATAAGGATATCTACGATTTTGCCGAGATTGTTCCAGTGTCTGCGAGGAACGGGAATAATACCGAGGAACTGCTCAAGATGGTGATGAAGTATCTCCCCTACGGTCCACAGTTCTATGATGAAGATACGATCACTGACCAGCCGGAGCGCCAGATCGTGGCAGAACTAATTCGGGAGAAAGCGCTGCATTCCCTGCAGGAAGAGATCCCTCACGGGATCGCCGTGGCGATTGACAGCATGAAGATGAAAAATAAGGTCATGCACATCGATGCCACGATTATCTGCGAGCGCGATTCCCACAAGGGGATAATTATTGGTAAACAAGGAAATATGTTGAAAAAGATTGGCAGCACCGCCAGGTACGAGATCGAGAAAATGCTGGATTGCCAGGTAAATCTGAAACTTTGGGTGAAGGTAAAGAAGGACTGGCGGGACAGCGAATACTTGATGAAAAATTTTGGATATCGGGAAGACGAATAA
- a CDS encoding insulinase family protein, which produces MGVKDLNAYQVLKEEDLKGIKAKGCLLRHKKSGARILLVENDDDNKVFSIGFRTPPQDSTGVPHIMEHSVLCGSRNFPAKDPFVELVKGSLNTFLNAMTYPDKTVYPVASCNDKDFQNLMHVYMDAVLYPNIYKHEEIFRQEGWSYQLDSVDDKLKYNGVVYNEMKGAFSSPEGVLDRVVLNTLFPDTSYANESGGDPEVIPELTYEQFLDFHRKYYHPSNSYIYLYGDMDMEEKLDWLDKEYLSKFDFVSVDSEIKYQDPFDKIVEKEIPYSIASDESEEDNTYLSYNKVIGTSLDKELYLAFQILDYALLSAPGAPLKKALTDAGIGKDIMGSYDNGIYQPIFSIVSKNANQEQKNAFIQMIEDVLRECVDRGIDKKALEAGINYHEFRYREADFGNYPKGLMYGLQMMDSWLYDDEKPFIHIEALDTFEFLKKQIGTGYYEELIQKYLLDNTHGAIVIVKPEKGRTAQMDRELEEKLQVYKNSLSAGEQEALVERTKALEAYQSAPDDEEDLAKIPILKREDISRDIEPIINEEMNISGIPVVFHEIETNGIGYVDVMFDLSGVSEEMLPYVGILQSVLGIIDTEHFEYGALFNEINMHTGGIGTSLELYSDVTNVREKAFRATFEIKAKALYAKLPVAFDMMAEILTQSKLEDEKRLKEILAMLKSRLLMKFQSSGHTTAALRAMSYSSPSAKLKDMTNGIEFYEKVAYIEEHFEEEKGKLVENLKNLARQLFRADNMMLSYTAAKEGLQDMETMISSMKASLNHEEPKDSPCMIHCQKKNEGFKTASKVQYVARTGNFIDNGASYTGALQILKVILSYEYLWQNIRVKGGAYGCMSNFNRIGEGYFVSYRDPNLRRTLEVYDGVVDYLKDFTVSERDMTKYIIGTMSNIDQPMTPAAKGDRSMNLYMNKVSAEMIQKERREILEAGQDDIRRLSKVVEAVLKADQLCVIGSEEKIEEERNLFGTVTSF; this is translated from the coding sequence ATGGGTGTCAAAGACTTAAATGCTTATCAAGTATTAAAAGAAGAGGACTTAAAGGGTATCAAAGCAAAGGGATGCCTTCTCAGACATAAGAAAAGCGGGGCGAGGATCCTGCTGGTAGAAAACGATGATGACAACAAGGTGTTCAGCATAGGCTTCAGGACGCCGCCACAGGATAGCACAGGCGTGCCGCATATTATGGAGCACTCCGTCCTGTGTGGTTCCAGGAATTTTCCGGCTAAGGATCCATTTGTAGAATTGGTGAAAGGATCTCTGAATACATTTCTCAATGCCATGACCTATCCGGATAAGACGGTGTACCCGGTAGCAAGTTGTAATGATAAAGATTTCCAGAACCTGATGCATGTTTATATGGATGCGGTGCTTTATCCTAATATTTACAAGCATGAGGAGATTTTCCGCCAGGAGGGATGGAGTTATCAGCTGGATTCGGTGGATGATAAGCTTAAATATAATGGCGTGGTCTATAATGAGATGAAGGGGGCCTTCTCATCGCCGGAAGGCGTGCTGGACCGGGTAGTCCTCAACACACTCTTCCCGGATACCTCTTACGCCAATGAATCGGGCGGGGATCCGGAAGTAATACCAGAACTGACCTATGAGCAGTTTCTTGATTTTCACAGAAAATATTACCATCCATCCAATAGTTATATTTATCTGTATGGCGATATGGATATGGAGGAAAAACTGGATTGGCTGGATAAGGAATATTTAAGCAAATTTGATTTTGTATCGGTAGATTCAGAGATAAAGTACCAGGATCCTTTTGATAAAATTGTGGAGAAGGAGATTCCATATTCCATAGCAAGCGATGAATCTGAGGAGGATAATACCTATCTTTCCTACAATAAGGTAATCGGCACCAGTCTGGATAAAGAATTGTATCTGGCATTCCAGATCCTGGATTATGCATTACTGTCCGCACCGGGAGCGCCGCTTAAGAAAGCGCTTACAGATGCGGGGATCGGAAAGGACATTATGGGATCCTATGACAATGGGATCTACCAGCCTATTTTTTCCATCGTATCTAAGAACGCGAATCAAGAGCAGAAAAACGCTTTTATCCAGATGATTGAAGATGTACTCAGAGAGTGTGTGGATAGGGGGATCGATAAAAAAGCGCTGGAGGCAGGAATTAATTACCATGAATTCCGTTACCGGGAAGCGGATTTTGGAAATTATCCGAAGGGTCTGATGTATGGCCTTCAGATGATGGACAGCTGGCTCTATGATGATGAGAAGCCGTTCATCCATATCGAGGCGCTGGATACGTTCGAATTCCTGAAAAAACAGATTGGGACCGGATATTATGAAGAATTGATCCAGAAATATCTTTTAGACAACACCCATGGCGCCATCGTGATCGTAAAGCCAGAGAAGGGCCGTACGGCTCAGATGGACAGAGAACTGGAGGAGAAGCTGCAAGTTTACAAGAACAGCCTCTCAGCAGGGGAGCAGGAAGCACTGGTGGAGCGTACCAAAGCGTTGGAAGCATACCAGTCTGCGCCGGATGATGAAGAAGACCTGGCAAAGATTCCAATTCTTAAGAGAGAAGATATTTCCAGGGATATTGAGCCGATCATTAATGAGGAGATGAATATTTCCGGTATCCCAGTAGTCTTCCATGAGATAGAGACCAATGGAATCGGATATGTGGATGTGATGTTTGATCTGTCGGGAGTGTCAGAAGAGATGCTTCCCTATGTTGGCATCCTGCAGTCAGTGCTTGGAATCATTGATACAGAACATTTTGAATATGGAGCATTGTTTAATGAAATCAATATGCATACAGGCGGCATTGGCACATCTTTGGAACTTTATTCAGATGTGACGAACGTGAGGGAGAAGGCCTTTAGAGCCACCTTTGAAATCAAGGCAAAGGCGCTGTATGCCAAACTTCCGGTGGCATTTGATATGATGGCGGAGATTCTGACCCAGTCGAAACTGGAGGATGAGAAGCGCCTGAAGGAAATTCTGGCGATGCTTAAATCCAGGCTTTTAATGAAGTTCCAGTCGTCCGGACATACGACTGCGGCGTTACGGGCAATGTCTTATTCGTCTCCATCGGCCAAGTTAAAAGATATGACCAATGGAATCGAATTTTATGAAAAGGTTGCCTATATCGAAGAACATTTTGAAGAAGAAAAAGGCAAACTGGTCGAGAATCTTAAGAACCTGGCAAGACAATTGTTCCGGGCGGATAATATGATGCTCAGTTATACAGCTGCAAAAGAAGGACTTCAGGATATGGAGACGATGATATCATCCATGAAGGCAAGCCTGAATCATGAAGAGCCAAAGGATTCTCCGTGTATGATCCACTGCCAGAAAAAAAATGAAGGGTTCAAGACGGCGTCGAAAGTCCAGTATGTAGCGAGAACCGGTAATTTTATCGACAATGGCGCATCCTATACGGGCGCTCTGCAGATATTAAAGGTCATCTTAAGTTATGAGTACCTGTGGCAGAATATCCGCGTAAAAGGCGGCGCATACGGCTGCATGAGCAATTTTAACCGTATCGGGGAAGGGTATTTCGTATCTTACCGTGATCCGAATCTCAGACGTACTCTGGAAGTATATGACGGAGTCGTTGATTACCTGAAAGATTTTACCGTCAGCGAGCGCGATATGACGAAATATATCATTGGTACCATGAGCAACATCGATCAGCCGATGACGCCTGCAGCCAAAGGAGACCGTTCTATGAACCTGTATATGAACAAAGTCAGCGCCGAGATGATCCAGAAGGAAAGAAGAGAGATCCTGGAGGCAGGACAGGACGATATCCGCAGGCTTTCCAAGGTGGTAGAGGCAGTGTTAAAGGCAGACCAGCTGTGCGTAATCGGCAGCGAAGAAAAAATCGAGGAAGAAAGAAACCTATTTGGAACTGTGACAAGTTTTTAA
- a CDS encoding Na+/H+ antiporter NhaC family protein, with protein MRGKKKAVWGILTLVCILACSTMTVFAADEAAEYVPKMYASFWALVPPIVAIVLALITKEVYSSLFVGILIGGIFYSGFTFEKTITHVFQDGIVGVLSDSYNVGILVFLVVLGIMVCMMNKAGGSAAFGRWASTHIKSRVGAQMATIVLGVLIFIDDYFNCLTVGSVMRPVTDKHNVSRAKLSYLIDATAAPVCIIAPISSWAAAVTGFVEGEDGFSIFIRAIPYNYYALLTIVMMVVIVCLNINYGPMKLHEDNAVKGDLYTTPDRPYATAEEVIDETRGKVIDLVLPIIALIICCVIGMIYTGGFFSGSGFVEAFSNSDASVGLMLGSFFAFIITIIFYAVRKVLRFSESMSCVPEGFKAMVPAILILTFAWTLKAMTDSLGAAEYVAGVMDSAASGFVNLLPAIIFLVGCFLAFATGTSWGTFGILIPIVVAVFAGTNERMMIISISACMAGAVCGDHCSPISDTTIMASAGAQCNHVNHVTTQLPYAITVAAVSFVTYVIAGFVQNPFICLPIGIALMVATLLVIKNTIGKE; from the coding sequence ATGAGAGGAAAGAAAAAAGCGGTATGGGGGATTCTGACACTTGTTTGCATTCTTGCCTGCAGTACGATGACGGTATTTGCGGCTGATGAAGCGGCCGAATATGTCCCAAAGATGTATGCCTCCTTCTGGGCGCTGGTTCCGCCGATTGTTGCCATTGTGCTGGCATTAATTACGAAGGAAGTCTATAGTTCATTGTTTGTAGGAATTTTGATAGGAGGCATATTCTATTCAGGATTTACGTTTGAGAAGACGATTACGCATGTATTCCAGGACGGAATCGTAGGCGTGCTGTCTGACAGTTACAATGTGGGAATCCTGGTGTTCCTGGTAGTTCTTGGAATCATGGTCTGCATGATGAATAAGGCTGGCGGATCGGCGGCATTTGGACGCTGGGCCAGCACGCATATCAAGAGCCGGGTAGGAGCGCAGATGGCAACCATCGTTCTTGGCGTGCTGATCTTTATTGATGATTATTTCAACTGCCTGACCGTAGGAAGCGTTATGCGGCCGGTAACGGATAAACATAATGTATCCCGCGCCAAACTGTCTTATCTGATCGACGCTACGGCAGCGCCTGTGTGCATCATTGCTCCAATTTCATCCTGGGCGGCAGCGGTTACTGGCTTTGTGGAGGGAGAAGATGGATTCTCCATATTTATCCGCGCTATCCCTTATAACTATTATGCCCTGCTGACGATCGTCATGATGGTTGTCATTGTATGCTTGAACATCAATTATGGGCCGATGAAGCTTCATGAGGATAATGCGGTGAAGGGAGATCTGTATACCACGCCGGACAGGCCGTATGCCACGGCAGAGGAAGTTATAGATGAGACCAGAGGGAAGGTAATAGATCTGGTGCTTCCGATTATTGCCTTGATCATCTGCTGCGTAATCGGAATGATCTATACAGGAGGATTTTTCTCGGGTTCAGGATTTGTAGAAGCTTTCTCTAATAGCGATGCATCCGTTGGCCTTATGCTTGGAAGTTTCTTTGCATTTATCATAACAATTATCTTCTATGCAGTAAGAAAAGTACTGAGATTCAGCGAATCTATGTCTTGCGTGCCGGAAGGATTCAAGGCCATGGTACCTGCAATCCTGATCCTGACATTTGCATGGACGTTAAAGGCTATGACAGACAGCCTTGGCGCCGCGGAATACGTGGCAGGAGTAATGGATTCTGCTGCCAGCGGATTTGTGAATCTGCTTCCAGCCATCATTTTCCTGGTAGGATGCTTCCTGGCATTTGCAACAGGCACATCCTGGGGGACGTTCGGCATCCTGATTCCGATCGTTGTTGCCGTATTTGCCGGAACCAACGAAAGGATGATGATCATATCCATCTCCGCTTGCATGGCAGGCGCAGTCTGCGGAGACCACTGCTCGCCAATCTCTGACACTACGATTATGGCCTCTGCCGGAGCACAGTGCAACCATGTCAACCATGTGACGACTCAGCTGCCTTATGCAATAACGGTAGCGGCGGTTTCCTTCGTAACCTATGTGATTGCGGGATTTGTTCAGAATCCATTCATTTGCCTTCCGATAGGAATTGCCTTGATGGTGGCTACACTTCTGGTGATTAAGAATACAATAGGCAAGGAATAG
- a CDS encoding Uma2 family endonuclease encodes MTVEEMKRRKKVLGYSYEKISELSGVPLGTAQKIFSGVTESPRYDTLQALEKAFKSQEEDRVKEAAAMYRAKNQGEYTMEDYYALPEERMAELIDGIIYDMASPTSVHQLIGAEIWEQLKSYIRNSKGKCVPMLAPLDVQLDCDDRTMVQPDVLVVCDRERIHMNCVYGAPDFIVEIMSKATRKKDSIIKLNKYMNAGVREYWMVDTESRKVVVYDFAHEEYPVIYGGEDKVPVGIFDGECKVDFGEIYEYMNFLYE; translated from the coding sequence ATGACTGTGGAAGAGATGAAAAGGCGTAAAAAGGTACTAGGATATTCATATGAAAAGATTAGCGAACTTTCTGGAGTGCCTCTTGGTACTGCGCAGAAGATCTTCTCAGGCGTAACCGAATCGCCACGGTATGACACGCTTCAGGCGCTGGAGAAGGCATTTAAAAGTCAGGAAGAAGACAGGGTGAAAGAGGCGGCAGCGATGTATCGGGCAAAGAATCAGGGGGAGTATACCATGGAGGACTACTACGCTTTGCCAGAGGAAAGAATGGCCGAACTGATTGATGGAATCATCTATGATATGGCATCTCCTACTTCTGTACACCAGCTGATAGGAGCAGAGATATGGGAGCAGTTGAAATCCTATATCAGGAACAGCAAAGGAAAGTGCGTGCCAATGCTAGCCCCACTGGATGTACAGCTTGACTGCGACGACAGGACGATGGTACAGCCGGATGTACTTGTGGTCTGCGATCGCGAAAGAATTCATATGAACTGCGTATATGGAGCGCCGGACTTTATTGTTGAGATTATGTCCAAGGCTACCAGGAAGAAGGACTCAATTATAAAACTTAATAAATATATGAATGCGGGAGTCAGAGAATATTGGATGGTGGATACGGAAAGCAGAAAAGTAGTCGTGTACGACTTTGCGCACGAGGAATACCCAGTTATTTACGGGGGAGAAGATAAGGTGCCGGTTGGGATTTTTGATGGGGAGTGCAAAGTTGATTTTGGGGAGATATATGAATATATGAATTTTCTTTATGAATAA